One region of Epilithonimonas zeae genomic DNA includes:
- a CDS encoding RagB/SusD family nutrient uptake outer membrane protein, with protein MKKLQCLVISIISLAATCISCDKFLEEEIIDQVSVDYIYTTPEGLDVGVNALYNRMRQYNAPSGDNSNLQANVFFMAATDLGLHRTWFTPYGATTHTPQNFPKDKWVNAYKIIDRASAIISSARTVSMDNNAKKKLVAQARVIRGELYLDLIRMYGTILLDTVATNAQNIDDAVTYKAATEDEVFGVINQDLDYAVANLDWQVPAGRYGQGVARHLRGKAAMWRKDWQKAAEEFDAIILNPTHDLVDINQVFGADVNHKEALFVYQRNQNLGQGDDLAGGGGFWLGSVFTQRIYEKASGASASAGNEMILDVNYGGQSLGWFYPNNYLKSLYDKTNDKRFSTYYWPDNYTAYIVNNPSHPRFGQPITQPEDNYRRYHWSLKKYADFQTKLVGTENSFKNYMYYRYAETLLLASEAHHNLGNDALALSYINKVRRRGYGLNPNAVSSFDFTSWTQETYLEESARELAFENERWFLLKRLGILGERITLHYRNGDNTSSEASDAINSLTPWRPQYVNCPVPQSQIDIMGAAASQFNIGY; from the coding sequence ATGAAAAAATTACAGTGTTTAGTCATTTCTATCATATCTCTCGCAGCGACTTGCATATCTTGTGACAAATTCTTGGAAGAAGAAATCATAGATCAGGTTTCTGTAGATTATATCTATACGACCCCCGAAGGCCTGGATGTAGGCGTCAATGCTTTATATAACAGGATGCGGCAGTATAATGCACCGTCTGGAGATAATAGTAATCTGCAAGCTAATGTGTTTTTTATGGCCGCTACCGATCTTGGGCTTCATAGAACTTGGTTTACGCCGTATGGAGCTACCACTCATACGCCACAAAATTTCCCTAAGGACAAATGGGTTAATGCCTATAAAATTATAGATAGAGCGTCTGCAATTATCAGTAGTGCAAGAACAGTCTCTATGGATAATAATGCTAAAAAGAAACTGGTTGCACAGGCACGTGTAATTAGAGGTGAGCTTTATCTGGATCTGATAAGAATGTATGGTACTATCTTACTGGACACTGTGGCAACCAATGCACAAAATATAGATGATGCAGTCACTTACAAAGCAGCTACAGAAGATGAGGTTTTCGGGGTAATCAATCAGGATTTGGATTATGCTGTTGCAAATTTGGATTGGCAGGTGCCCGCTGGCAGATACGGTCAGGGAGTTGCGAGGCATTTGCGTGGTAAAGCGGCAATGTGGCGCAAAGACTGGCAGAAAGCTGCAGAAGAATTTGATGCAATTATTCTCAATCCGACCCACGATTTGGTAGATATTAATCAGGTTTTCGGAGCTGATGTCAATCATAAAGAAGCACTATTTGTTTATCAACGCAACCAAAATCTCGGACAAGGCGATGATCTTGCTGGTGGTGGTGGATTTTGGCTTGGAAGTGTTTTTACCCAGAGGATTTATGAAAAAGCATCGGGAGCATCTGCCAGTGCAGGAAATGAGATGATTCTGGATGTTAACTATGGTGGACAATCTTTAGGTTGGTTTTATCCTAATAATTATTTGAAATCTCTTTATGATAAGACGAATGACAAAAGGTTTTCAACCTATTATTGGCCGGATAATTATACTGCTTACATTGTTAATAATCCCAGCCATCCACGCTTTGGACAGCCTATTACGCAGCCGGAGGATAATTACAGAAGATACCACTGGAGTTTGAAAAAATATGCAGACTTCCAAACAAAACTGGTTGGAACAGAAAACAGTTTTAAAAATTATATGTATTACCGGTATGCAGAAACACTACTTCTGGCGTCGGAAGCTCATCATAATCTTGGAAATGATGCCCTGGCCTTATCGTACATTAATAAAGTTCGCAGAAGAGGTTATGGTCTGAATCCTAACGCAGTATCATCATTTGATTTTACAAGCTGGACGCAGGAAACTTATTTGGAAGAATCAGCAAGAGAATTGGCTTTTGAAAATGAACGTTGGTTTTTGCTAAAACGATTAGGCATTTTAGGAGAGAGAATTACCCTGCACTACAGAAACGGTGACAATACAAGCTCTGAAGCTTCTGATGCCATCAATAGTCTTACCCCATGGAGACCGCAGTATGTCAACTGTCCTGTGCCTCAAAGTCAGATTGACATTATGGGTGCTGCAGCTTCGCAATTTAATATCGGATATTAA